The Colias croceus chromosome 3, ilColCroc2.1 genome includes a region encoding these proteins:
- the LOC123706439 gene encoding 2-oxoglutarate and iron-dependent oxygenase JMJD4 homolog isoform X1 gives MQTLEINNIHRSIFQTQPNYCQIPVVDYKNLPYDTFFEKFMLPNAPVIIQNICNEWESSKHWVVNDKINYDYFITNYGEFEAPIADCNKINFNAQCKCDMKIIDYINYLKNENKQEVLYLKDWHLKATLQKENLAYNFYKVPTCFASDWLNEYAEDMQEDDFRFVYIGPKDSWTPLHADVYSSYSWSVNVVGRKKWVLFPPGEEEKLKDTLGNLPLLFNTQDHKNIKYFEIIQEKGDAIFVPSGWYHQVFNLHDTISVNHNFINSCNIEKVWMALLKNLEDVEKEIAEFKDSPEFVSQCQVILKSLFGMDMQIFVNFIIYIAKKRVNQMHGKKFTVFNDYTFGNNHIAFDLKILLKILKYIDDHPLINNKIISQDLISEHHDIIKKISEIMK, from the exons atgcaaactttagaaataaataacatcCACAGAAGTATTTTTCAAACTCAGCCAAATTATTGTCAAATACCAGTTGTTGACTATAAAAATTTACCATACGACaccttttttgaaaaattcatgTTACCGAATGCTCCAgttataattcaaaatatatgtaatgaaTGGGAGTCTTCCAAACATTGGGTTGTGAATGACAAAAtcaattatgattattttataactaactATGGAGAATTTGAAGCTCCAATAGCAGACTGCAACAAAATTAACTTCAATGCTCAATGCAAATgtgatatgaaaataatagactatataaactatttaaagaatgaaaataaacaagagGTTTTGTACCTTAAGGACTGGCATTTGAAAGCAACTTTACAAAAGGAAAATcttgcttataatttttacaaagtcCCTACATGTTTTGCTTCTGATTGGCTAAATGAATATGCTGAAGATATGCAAGAAGATGATTTCAGATTTGTTTATATAGGTCCAAAAGATTCATG gaCACCATTACATGCAGATGTGTATTCCTCATACAGCTGGTCAGTGAATGTTGTTGGTAGAAAAAAATGGGTTCTCTTTCCACCAGGAGAAGAAGAAAAACTAAAAGATACCCTTGGCAATTTGCCACTACTTTTCAACACACAagatcataaaaatataaaatactttgaaATAATTCAAGAAAAAGGAGATGCAATATTTGTACCATCTGGATGGTAccatcaagtttttaatttacatgatACTATATCTGTAAAtcataactttattaattcatGTAATATAGAGAAAGTCTGGATGGCATTACTAAAGAATTTGGAAGATGTAGAGAAAGAAATAGCAGAATTTAAGGACAGCCCAGAATTTGTTAGTCAATGTCAAGTGATTTTAAAATCCTTATTTGGTATGGATATgcaaatttttgttaattttattatctacattgCTAAAAAACGAGTAAATCAAATGCATGGTAAAAAGTTTACAGTATTTAATGATTATACATTTGGCAATAACCATATTGCATTTGACTTAAAGATTctattaaaaatcttaaaatacatTGATGACCATCccttaattaacaataaaattataagccAAGATTTAATATCTGAACAccatgatattataaaaaaaatatctgaaataatgaaataa
- the LOC123706439 gene encoding 2-oxoglutarate and iron-dependent oxygenase JMJD4 homolog isoform X3, with amino-acid sequence MQTLEINNIHRSIFQTQPNYCQIPVVDYKNLPYDTFFEKFMLPNAPVIIQNICNEWESSKHWVVNDKINYDYFITNYGEFEAPIADCNKINFNAQCKCDMKIIDYINYLKNENKQEVLYLKDWHLKATLQKENLAYNFYKVPTCFASDWLNEYAEDMQEDDFRFVYIGPKDSWTPLHADVYSSYSWSVNVVGRKKWVLFPPGEEEKLKDTLGNLPLLFNTQDHKNIKYFEIIQEKGDAIFVPSGWYHQVFNLHDTISVNHNFINSCNIEKVWMALLKNLEDVEKEIAEFKDSPEFVSQCQVILKSLFGNLKTCLFDFEV; translated from the exons atgcaaactttagaaataaataacatcCACAGAAGTATTTTTCAAACTCAGCCAAATTATTGTCAAATACCAGTTGTTGACTATAAAAATTTACCATACGACaccttttttgaaaaattcatgTTACCGAATGCTCCAgttataattcaaaatatatgtaatgaaTGGGAGTCTTCCAAACATTGGGTTGTGAATGACAAAAtcaattatgattattttataactaactATGGAGAATTTGAAGCTCCAATAGCAGACTGCAACAAAATTAACTTCAATGCTCAATGCAAATgtgatatgaaaataatagactatataaactatttaaagaatgaaaataaacaagagGTTTTGTACCTTAAGGACTGGCATTTGAAAGCAACTTTACAAAAGGAAAATcttgcttataatttttacaaagtcCCTACATGTTTTGCTTCTGATTGGCTAAATGAATATGCTGAAGATATGCAAGAAGATGATTTCAGATTTGTTTATATAGGTCCAAAAGATTCATG gaCACCATTACATGCAGATGTGTATTCCTCATACAGCTGGTCAGTGAATGTTGTTGGTAGAAAAAAATGGGTTCTCTTTCCACCAGGAGAAGAAGAAAAACTAAAAGATACCCTTGGCAATTTGCCACTACTTTTCAACACACAagatcataaaaatataaaatactttgaaATAATTCAAGAAAAAGGAGATGCAATATTTGTACCATCTGGATGGTAccatcaagtttttaatttacatgatACTATATCTGTAAAtcataactttattaattcatGTAATATAGAGAAAGTCTGGATGGCATTACTAAAGAATTTGGAAGATGTAGAGAAAGAAATAGCAGAATTTAAGGACAGCCCAGAATTTGTTAGTCAATGTCAAGTGATTTTAAAATCCTTATTTG GAAACCTGAAAACTTGTTTGTTTGACTTTGAAGTTTGA
- the LOC123706440 gene encoding alpha-methylacyl-CoA racemase — MALKGIKVVEMIGLAPGPVCGSILADFGATVTVVSKIEPSPVDVMCTGKRMLSVNLKSKEGVSVVKKLCASSDVLIDTYRPGVLEKLGLGPEVLMKENTRLIYTRLSGFGQGGYYRDKPGHDINYVAVSGVLSMLKKDKQPPKPPINLLADFAGGSMISALGILMALFERTKSGKGQQIDASMVEGTAYVANWLFKSRNLPFLNQEPGKNILDGGAACYDTYRTKDDKFMAVGAIEPHFYSNFLKGLQLLEDDYNQYGDEEQNRKKFQEIFLTKTQDEWVAIFDELDACVTPVVEYNKVHKHKCNASRSSFYIDHNNLVAPEPAPRLSRTLAEASGKKQQTIHGQHTVEVLLELGYSKVEINNLIDRGIVYAITKSNL, encoded by the exons ATGGCTTTAAAAGGCATAAAAGTTGTGGAAATGATTGGTTTGGCCCCGGGTCCTGTTTGTGGGTCTATTTTAGCTGATTTTGGAGCAACAGTTACAGTTGTTTCTAAA ATAGAACCATCACCAGTTGACGTAATGTGTACTGGGAAAAGAATGCTAtctgtaaatttaaaatcaaaagaaGGTGTGAGTGTAGTAAAGAAACTGTGTGCTTCATCAGATGTCCTTATTGATACCTATAGACCAGGAGTATTAGAAAAACTTGGTCTTGGTCCTGAAGTCCTTATGAAAGAAAATACTCGTCTTATTTATACAAGGTTATCAGGATTTGGTCAAGGTGGTTATTATAGAGATAAGCCTGGAcatgatattaattatgttgCAGTATCAGGGGTACTCTCAATGTTAAAGAAAGATAAGCAGCCACCTAAACCTCCTATAAATCTTCTGGCAGACTTTGCTGGAGGAAGCATGATATCTGCTTTAGGAATTTTGATGGCTCTATTTGAAAGAACAAAGTCTGGAAAAGGACAACAAATAGATGCAAGCATGGTAGAAGGTACTGCTTATGTAGCAAATTGGCTCTTCAAATCAAGAAATTTACCTTTCTTGAACCAGGAGCCAGGGAAAAATATATTGGATGGAGGAGCTGCTTGCTATGATACATACAGAACAAAAGATGACAAGTTTATGGCAGTAGGTGCTATAGAACCTCATTTCTATTCAAATTTCCTAAAAGGTTTACAGCTACTGGAAGATGATTATAATCAATATGGTGATGAAGAACAAAATAGGAAAAAATTCCAAgagatatttttaactaaaactCAAGATGAATGGGTTGCTATATTTGATGAGTTAGATGCATGTGTTACTCCGGTTGTTGAATATAACAAAGTTCACAAGCACAAATGTAATGCTTCTAGATCTTCATTCTATATAGATCATAATAATTTGGTTGCTCCAGAACCTGCTCCTAGATTGTCAAGAACATTAGCTGAAGCAAGTGGAAAGAAGCAACAAACAATACATGGTCAACATACAGTGGAAGTTTTATTAGAACTTGGTTACAGTAAAgtagaaataaataacttaatagaCAGGGGAATTGTTTATGCCATAACAAAATCTAATCTTTAA
- the LOC123706438 gene encoding mRNA (2'-O-methyladenosine-N(6)-)-methyltransferase, with the protein MNDVRDKVVAGSSSWENTTGQSDSSPELQSSPSGSGDTPQTPGVPAPLAPHLAADLHPDLIQQGWRKYWSKRENRPYFWNKISGESMWELPAVKRDFDPITDPLGICHTGPPNAGNMTPSANKRRPSEDNGPPPKKFVLAGPWDIEVPTNVVIYERPPTICPHPHPEIEGFRFTLANKLRQCYQELCHTRESIDAPKDSFNRWLMERKVNDQGGSDPLLPSHCFPEISRSMYEEIMNDIPIKLTHPKFTGDARKQLSRYAEAAKKMIESRNASPESRKVVKWNAEDTFQWLRRTVGATYDDFQDRLAHLRRQCQPHLAETAKASVEGICLKIYHLSAEYARKIREKHSILLKENGIQEMPAPLQQAALRKVWCYPVQFALPAPRPPLVEHFLDRDQVLLRYLGETQVLNAAYLQKLEHLYRYSCFDDKKFEQFLSRVWCLLRRYAAWVGAGGDAQLTQMAAPVPVLECLQRCFGVTFECFASPLDCYFRQYCSAFADTDSYFGSRGPFLELRPVSGSLVAHPPYCEELLEAALRHMERLLQESAEPLSFVVLLPEWPDRSTHALHKLQASHFKRKQVVIPAFEHEYRHGFQHVLPKNEVYFRWGGGTVVVWLQNAAGFARWGPTEERVEALLDAWRPRAKLREPDPAPAAEPEPPHTPHTPQTPTGEKRT; encoded by the exons ATGAACGATGTTCGGGATAAAGTTGTTGCTGGTTCCTCTTCATGGGAAAATACTACAGGACAAAGTGATTCGTCACCGGAGCTACAATCTTCACCTAGTGGAAGTGGGGATACACCACAAACGCCTGGGGTACCAGCACCTCTTGCACCGCATCTTGCAGCAGATCTACATCCTGATCTTATTCAACAAGGTTGGCGAAAATATTGGTCTAAGAGAGAGAATCGTCCATAtttttggaataaaatatCAGGAGAATCTATGTGGGAATTACCAGCAGTTAAAAGAGACTTTGATCCAATAACAGACCCTTTAGGGATTTGTCACACAGGTCCTCCTAATGCTGGTAACATGACACCAAGTGCAAATAAAAGACGACCTTCAGAAGATAATGGTCCTCCACCCAAAAAGTTTGTCCTGGCTGGTCCTTGGGACATTGAAGTGCCAACAAATGTTGTGATATATGAACGTCCGCCTACTATTTGCCCGCATCCTCATCCAGAAATCGAGGGTTTCAGGTTTACATTAGCAAATAAATTGCGACAATGTTATCAAGAACTCTGTCACACTAGGGAAAGTATAGATGCTCCTAAAGATTCATTTAACAGATGGTTGATGGAAAGGAAGGTGAATGACCAGGGTGGGTCAGATCCATTACTGCCCAGTCACTGCTTTCCAGAGATCTCTAGGTCAATGTATGAGGAAATTATGAATGATATACCTATTAAGTTAACTCATCCAAAGTTTACGGGGGATGCAAGAAAACAGCTGTCTCGATATGCAGAGGCAGCTAAAAAGATGATAGAATCCAGAAATGCTTCTCCTGAAAGCCGCAAAGTTGTCAAATGGAATGCGGAGGATACATTTCAATGGCTTCGGAGAACTGTTGGTGCAACTTATGATGACTTTCAAGATCGATTAGCACATTTGAGA agaCAATGTCAACCACACTTAGCAGAAACAGCTAAGGCTTCTGTAGAAggaatatgtttaaaaatataccattTATCAGCTGAATATGCAagaaaaataagagaaaaacaTAGCATTCTCTTAAAAGAAAATGGTATTCAg GAGATGCCGGCACCGCTACAGCAAGCGGCGCTCCGCAAGGTGTGGTGCTACCCGGTGCAGTTCGCGCTGCCGGCACCAAGACCGCCGCTCGTCGAACACTTCCTCGATCGCGATCAAGTTCTACTGCGATATCTGGGCGAAACACAAGTCTTGAACGCTGcgtatttacaaaaattg GAGCACCTGTACCGCTACAGCTGCTTCGACGACAAGAAGTTCGAGCAGTTCCTGTCGCGCGTGTGGTGCCTGCTGCGGCGGTACGCGGCGTGGGTCGGCGCGGGCGGGGACGCGCAGCTCACGCAGATGGCGGCGCCCGTGCCCGTGCTCGAGTGCCTGCAGCGCTGCTTCGGCGTCACCTTCGAGTGCTTCGCGAGCCCGCTGGATTGCTACTTCAGGCAGTACTGTTCCGCGTTCGCTGATACGGACTCGTACTTTGGGTCTAGGGG GCCGTTCCTGGAGCTGCGGCCGGTGTCGGGCTCGCTGGTGGCGCACCCGCCGTACTGCGAGGAGCTGCTGGAGGCGGCGCTGCGCCACATGGAGCGGCTGCTGCAGGAGTCGGCCGAGCCGCTCAGCTTCGTGGTGCTGCTGCCCGAGTGGCCCGACCGCAGCACGCACGCGCTGCACAAGCTGCAGGCCAGCCACTTCAAACGGAAACAG GTCGTCATTCCTGCATTTGAACACGAATATCGACATGGCTTTCAACATGTGCTTCCAAA GAACGAGGTGTACTTCAGATGGGGCGGGGGCACGGTGGTGGTGTGGCTGCAGAACGCGGCGGGGTTCGCGCGCTGGGGGCCCACGGAGGAGCGCGTGGAGGCGCTGCTGGACGCGTGGCGGCCGCGCGCCAAGCTGCGCGAGCCCGACCCCGCGCCCGCCGCCGAGCCCGAGCCCCCGCACACCCCGCACACCCCGCAGACACCCACCGGCGAGAAACGAACGTAA
- the LOC123706439 gene encoding 2-oxoglutarate and iron-dependent oxygenase JMJD4 homolog isoform X2: protein MQTLEINNIHRSIFQTQPNYCQIPVVDYKNLPYDTFFEKFMLPNAPVIIQNICNEWESSKHWVVNDKINYDYFITNYGEFEAPIADCNKINFNAQCKCDMKIIDYINYLKNENKQEVLYLKDWHLKATLQKENLAYNFYKVPTCFASDWLNEYAEDMQEDDFRFVYIGPKDSWTPLHADVYSSYSWSVNVVGRKKWVLFPPGEEEKLKDTLGNLPLLFNTQDHKNIKYFEIIQEKGDAIFVPSGWYHQVFNLHDTISVNHNFINSCNIEKVWMALLKNLEDVEKEIAEFKDSPEFVSQCQVILKSLFVLGISVLSTNQRTTNCLV, encoded by the exons atgcaaactttagaaataaataacatcCACAGAAGTATTTTTCAAACTCAGCCAAATTATTGTCAAATACCAGTTGTTGACTATAAAAATTTACCATACGACaccttttttgaaaaattcatgTTACCGAATGCTCCAgttataattcaaaatatatgtaatgaaTGGGAGTCTTCCAAACATTGGGTTGTGAATGACAAAAtcaattatgattattttataactaactATGGAGAATTTGAAGCTCCAATAGCAGACTGCAACAAAATTAACTTCAATGCTCAATGCAAATgtgatatgaaaataatagactatataaactatttaaagaatgaaaataaacaagagGTTTTGTACCTTAAGGACTGGCATTTGAAAGCAACTTTACAAAAGGAAAATcttgcttataatttttacaaagtcCCTACATGTTTTGCTTCTGATTGGCTAAATGAATATGCTGAAGATATGCAAGAAGATGATTTCAGATTTGTTTATATAGGTCCAAAAGATTCATG gaCACCATTACATGCAGATGTGTATTCCTCATACAGCTGGTCAGTGAATGTTGTTGGTAGAAAAAAATGGGTTCTCTTTCCACCAGGAGAAGAAGAAAAACTAAAAGATACCCTTGGCAATTTGCCACTACTTTTCAACACACAagatcataaaaatataaaatactttgaaATAATTCAAGAAAAAGGAGATGCAATATTTGTACCATCTGGATGGTAccatcaagtttttaatttacatgatACTATATCTGTAAAtcataactttattaattcatGTAATATAGAGAAAGTCTGGATGGCATTACTAAAGAATTTGGAAGATGTAGAGAAAGAAATAGCAGAATTTAAGGACAGCCCAGAATTTGTTAGTCAATGTCAAGTGATTTTAAAATCCTTATTTG TTCTAGGCATTTCCGTTCTCTCGACCAATCAAAGAACGACGAATTGTCTTGTCTAG
- the LOC123706441 gene encoding dnaJ homolog shv has translation MLLRSTYVCIIYFISTLVLVTAGRDFYQILGVSRSASTNDIKKAYRKLAKALHPDKNQDDPDASQKFQDLGAAYEALSDPEKRELYDRCGEDCLKKDGMMNNNDPFASFFGDFGFHFGGESQQHETPRGADVVMELTVTLEELYNGNFIEITRNKPVIKPASGTRKCNCRQEMVTRNLGPGRFQMMQQTVCDECPNVKLVNEERLLEIEVEVGAPDNHKTKLRGEGEPHMDGEPGDLVIVFRTERHQQFTRRGDDLYTNVTISLQDALTGFTLELIHLDGHKVSVSRDKVTWAGARVRKKGEGMPNFENNNLHGNLYVTFDIDFPKQDFTDDEKEALRKILRQSPNNKVYNGL, from the exons atgcTCCTCAGGTCGACATACGTTTGTATCATTTACTTCATATCAACTTTAGTTTTAGTAACCGCTGGTCGggatttttatcaaatacttGGCGTATCACGCTCGGCATCAacaaatgatattaaaaaagcCTATAGAAAATTAGCAAAAGCTCTGCATCCAGATAAGAATCAAGACGACCCAGATGCATCGCAGAAGTTTCAAGATCTTGGAGCCGCATATGAGGCCCtgtcagaccctgaaaaaagAGAGTTGTACGATAGGTGCGGCGAAGATTGCTTGAAGAAAGATGGTATGATGAACAATAATGATCCCTTTGCAAGCTTTTTCGGTGATTTTGGTTTTCATTTTGGTGGCGAGTCTCAGCAACATGAAACACCTAGAGGGGCGGATGTTGTTATGGAACTTACTGTTACATTAGAAGAACTATATAATGGAAATTTCATTGAA ATTACCCGTAACAAACCAGTAATAAAGCCTGCATCAGGGACTCGAAAATGTAATTGTAGACAAGAGATGGTAACTAGAAATCTGGGTCCAGGTCGTTTCCAGATGATGCAACAAACAGTCTGTGATGAGTGTCCTAATGTTAAGTTAGTTAATGAAGAGAGGCTTTTAGAAATTGAG GTTGAAGTGGGTGCACCAGACAACCATAAGACAAAATTAAGAGGTGAAGGAGAACCACACATGGATGGTGAGCCAGGCGACTTGGTCATTGTGTTCCGTACAGAAAGGCATCAACAATTCACAAGACGCGGAGATGATTTATACACAAATGTCACTATATCTTTACAG GATGCCCTAACTGGATTCACATTGGAATTAATACATCTTGATGGTCATAAAGTGTCAGTATCAAGGGATAAAGTGACATGGGCTGGGGCTCGTGTGAGGAAGAAGGGAGAAGGCATGCCCAACTTTGAAAATAACAACCTACATGGTAACCTGTATGTCACGTTTGACATAGATTTTCCAAAACAAGACTTTACTGATGATGAAAAAGAAG CTTTGCGGAAAATCCTCCGACAATCACCAAATAATAAAGTGTATAATGGACTttag